In Saccopteryx leptura isolate mSacLep1 chromosome 13, mSacLep1_pri_phased_curated, whole genome shotgun sequence, the DNA window GGGCCTGCTCTAGCTGGGGGAGCTGCTGCTCTGGGCATTTGGGGAGTCCTGCTCATTGATGGTGTTCAGCAGCAGGCACGCGGGTGGCCGTGGCAGGTGGGGGTGCCCGGGATCTCGGACCTGCTCCTCGGAGGGCTGGCAGAGGCCTTCCTCCTCATCACCGGGGGGCCGCACGTGGCAGCTGTCGCAGAAGTCCAAGGGTCCATCCAGAGCGTCATCGATGAGTGTGTTGAACTCTTTGAGGTCGTCGTCATGATGGCCCCGgttgcacacacacacctcaatgCCTGAGTCACCCGTGAAGCGGCGATGTCTACCAGGCGTCTTTTCCTTGCTGTCAGGGAGGGCGCTGCCCTGGTGGCAGCTGTAATCTTTCAGCAGCTCCTCCTTACACTCGGAATCCTTGTCCAGGAAACCCCCAGGGGCCAGCTCCCCCAGGCCAGCCACCGAGCTGCTGGGCTCCATTCCAGTGGCTTTGGTGGCTGCCAGGTTGGCTGGCACTTCGGAGCTGGAGGGTTCAGGGTCAGCAATGATGCTCGGGGGTCTTgtgctgcttctgctgggcccagaCAAGGGGCTGCTCTGCGCCCCCTGGGAGCCCCTGGTGGGGTCGGCGCCTGGGGGGCTGCCGCCTGCGGGAACACACTGTGCagacagctgctgctgctgtagcTGGAAGGCACTGTATGGTGGGGGAGGAGTTGGAGGCCGGTTCACCACTTCCTCATAAGGAGGTAGTAAGTAGTTTGGCAAAAACCCTGAAATGGGAGGTAGGGAGGAGAAATTACTGCACTGGCAATTGTTAGGACAGAGACACTAAATATaagtctcttcccacccccagCATACCCACCGAGTGAGAGCTACAGCTCTTggtcctgggcagggcagagggctgtGGGAGAAACCTAATCTAGCTTCTTGACACCCGAGATCCCCTAAAGCTGCCTCACAGGCAGACTTCTGTCTGTCTGGTCTGGAGTGAAGCAGAGGGTCATGCCAACTTGGTGGGTGGCCAAAGGGTCATTTCTTCCTGGAATGGACCCATTTCCAAATGCACACACGTCTCACATCTCAGTCACTGTCCTCCATCCACGTCCTATGGGCCTCAGGGTCAGGGACCAGAATTTAAGATTCTCTGATCACTTCTTTCTTCCCCCGCCCTTACTGATATTTGCCAAGCAGAAAGCCTTTTCCTGGAAGATTAGAACTCTATGTTGTCTTTCACTCTAGCGTGGCTGGAGGTGGTCTGGAAAGACAAGGCAAACCTCATCCTGACTCAGATCAAGAGCAGGtggtttaggcctgacctgtggtggcgcagtgaataaagagtcgacctggaaatgctgaggtcgccggttcaaaaccctgggcttgcctggtcaaggcacatatgggagttgatgcatccagctcctccccccttctctctctctgtctctctctcttctctctccctctctgtctctctctctccctctctctctctctctaaaaatgagtaaataaaattaaaaaaaaaaaagagcaggtggTTCACCAGCGAAGGATAGGATAAAGGGCCTGTCATCCAAGGTGTATTAAGAACATGCCAGGAGAGTTATCATTTGTGTTGAATGCCTTCAGGCACTGATCATTTAACTATAATAGAACAACAATTGTTAGCAGTTATTGAGCAattactatatgccaggtactgtgctaagcacttaaTCCTTCTACAGGTGAAATCCCACATTTGTGATCACTTTTTTCTATAGAACACACTGCAGAATGGCTTTGGACAAGCTGCACAGCTAGGCCTCCACTGACTCTTTGAGAAGTCATAGGTATGGAGGCCCAGGGAAGTCAGGGGAGTGCCCTTCATTGAGTCACTCAGAAAGTCCCAATGTCACCAACATCTCCCCTTTCATGGCAGCCTCTGCTCAGCATATAACAGGCAGTAAACAAAATGGGAGGATTTGTGACCACTgaactctaaatattttttttttctttgtatttttccgaagttggaaacagggaagcagtcagacaaactcccgcatgcgcccgaccaggatccacccggcatgcccaccagggggcgatgctccacccatcttggggcgttgctctgccacaaccagagccattccagcgcctggggcagaggccacagagccatcctcagcacccgggccatctttgctccaatggagccttggctgcaggaggggaagagagacagagaagaaagagagagggaggggtggagaagcagatgggagcttctcctgtgtgccctggccaggaatcgaacccgggactcctgcacgccaggccgacgctctaccactgagccaactggccagggctgaactctAAATCTTAATTCATTCACATCATATACAATCCAACCCCCTGCCTAAAAAAATCTGCtaaatggggtggggggagggggtagagggattgagcaaaaacaaaaaatactcatagacacagattgctggggagtggggggaagaggaggtggagtagggaacaggggggataaatggtgatggaaggagacttgacttggggtggtgaacacacaattcgGTGTACAGATGatctgttgtagaattgggcacctgaaacctgtataattatgttaaacaatgtcacctcaataaattcaatacaaaggggaaaaaatctgcCAGAGAAGCAGAGTCCTGGTCAGAACCAGCCAGTAGAGATTTGGAATGGCCCAGGGCTTCAAGGAGCTGCAGCCACAGCACTGGCTCCTCTATGCTAAATGGGACCGCTCCCAAGTCCTATTCTTTGAAAACTCTGCTCTGCACTGGGCAAGGAGGCAAACCCCCAGTGCCCATGCGTCGGAGCCCTAGCCAATGACACGCTCGGTTTGTGTGTCCTGCGCTCcccagggcggggcggggtgcTTTGGGTGTACGTACTGAAATAAAATGGCAGCGCTGAGTAATTGTGGGCTTCCCGGTAGGCAATCAGGTTGATTTCATGTTGCCGCTGCTGGGCCTGAAGGCGGTGCTTGGCTCGGCGGTGGTGGCAGACGCAGCAGCAGCTCAGGATGATTATGATGGTCCACACCAGCCAGAACCCTGGAggggaaggaagacagaaaggcGGGGACAGTGAACACCAGTCAGGGGGGCAGAGTTTGGAACAGGGAGATCCCTAGCAGTGCCACCTGGTCGGAGCCCACACTGTCAGGCCCCACTCAGTGAAGTCACACTTAGAACCTGCATTCAGTTTTCATAAATGTCTGTGCCAGAGTGAAAGACACGTGGCAGGGAAGAGGGCAGGACTATAAGTGACAGTGAaggaggtcactcactctgggaGCCTCCAGGGACAACGGGGGAAGGGAACGCAACTCTCCAGCACCATTGGTCCTCCCATATTTTAGGTTTGGTGGGCATTATATATGCtccccatttattcatttatgtttattgatcaatcaattgattttagagagaggaagggagagagaaagacagacagaaatatctatctgtttctatatgtgccctgaccagggatcaaactggcaattcCTACATATCAGGatggtgctccaaccaaccaagctatctggccagggcaaatatgcccttcctcactctctctttaaaaaaataaataaatgtaatgtgtATTGtactgacttgagagagagagggagggacaggaattGACCTGCTCCtgtgtgtactctgaccagggactgaactggcaacctctgcacttcagaatgatgttctaaccaactaagctatccgaccagggcttctctctttaaaaaaaaaaaaaaaatttaagagtttatttgaacaAAAGTTGACTCAAATTTGGCAGCGATAAACCAGAAGTGGTTGGGAACAACCCACTGGAAGAAGTTGGGGAAAAGACTTTCATAGAGAAAAGGAAGGACATATTTGATTGGCTGTAGCTTAAGCATTTGCATTATTTGGAAAAGGCTGGTTGGCTGTGCTCCGTAGTCCTTAGGTACTGATTTCCTCACCTTGAGGCGTTCACAGGCTCAGGCTTCGCTTTGTCTACATTGGCTGCTGAGGTCTTCCTATCTGAAGAGCTCTCTGAGAAAATGCTTCACCTTCTTGGTGCCCATCTTCTCCCATAGAAACTGACTTCCTGCAGCTGACTCCAGGCTGCTCGCCAAAAGCAGAGCCTCTCAAAACCCCAACTCAGCTGATTAGCTGCTGCAAGGGGACCTCGGAAGGGCTGCCTCATAAACACATTCTCAGGTTTCTCCTGATACCACCAAAAAGATCTGGGCTTTTCTCTCCCGTGTATGTCTCTATAACAGAAGAGCCCCTTCTGTACAGTAGAGGTGGAAAATTCTAATTGCCTCAAGTCCATGTCTTCCCTAGGGAGTGCAAATGACTTCCTCGGCTCTTGATATAATCTGGTACAATTCCATCTCCTACGGTCACACAAAGAATCCACTCCCACCTCCTCCTGCCCTGCTGTGGCCTTAGACTCAGGGCGACGAGCggcctccccttcttcttccctgCTCCAGAGAGGGCGAGAGGAACAGGGGAGAAGGCCCACGGCCTCTTTGCCCCAGCTGCattatttcttctcatttcccACTGGTTCGCTTGGATAGTTACTCAGAATATCTTGGCAAAACCCAATATAAGACCCTTCTCCAAATTTCAAATGTATGCAGAAAAgtaccatttaaaattttatttattgattttagagagagaggaaaagagagagaaagacacagaaacatcaatctgttcctgtatgtgccttcaccagggattgaacctgcaacccaggcaatacaggacgatgctctaaccaactaaagtATCCAgtcagggcctaaaatttttctttaattaatgagcaattttgattaaaaaaaaaaaaaatatatatatatatatatatatatatatatatatatatatgtatatggggGGACTGGAATGCAAAACATAAAGATAGTGACTTTTTAAATAGTGAGATTAAGATAAACTTTAATTTTCccagttattttcttctttcaaattataaaccagagcctgaccaggcggtggcgcagtgaatagagcattggactgggatgcggaggacccagcttcgagaccctgaggtcgccagcttgagcacgggctcatctggcttgagcaaaagctcaccagcttggacccaaggtcgctggctccagcaaggggttactcggtctgctgaaggtccgcagtcaagggacatatgagaaagcaatcaatgaacaactaaggtgtcgcaacaaaaaaacggatgattgatgcttctcatctctctccgttcctgtctgtccctatctatccctctctctgactctatctctgtccctgtatttaaaaaaataaaaaataaatatatattatatatataaaaactggaaacaaagtaaaataaaatatctatgatTAATTTGATTTCTGCtggcttttactttaaaaattaataaatttctgGATGGGTTTTTAAATTCCTCTGGAAATATAGTCATACAATAAAATAACAtgagtaattaaaaatttattcatatacTAAAAAGCGTATTACAAGACAGTAAAGTATGAtcctaatttttactttaaatatataaacatgcagAGGAACGCTCTGGAAGTTAATCATGAGGTTATTCCAGGACAACAGGGCAATAGATTTTCTGGTTTCAGCTCCcttggttttttcttttgttatgttttggggttttttgcttGTATTCATTTCCTAATTTTTCTAAGATGAACATGTacttctttgaaattaaaaaatttatctgaaaaataattttaaaggtgaGTTGTTAAGTGAGAATAGATTATATTCTTGTTCATTTGTTCTCATTCCTGAATAACTtcaatatttttccattacaaACACTACATCTATTTTTTATCGTCTGCTTTCTAGTTATAAATCTGTGTTAAGAATCTGTTAAGTATTTCCATATGTATCTCTTGCCGGACTGAGTTAAcattgttgtgttgtttttttaactccaTTCTCCTTACATACAAACTTATAAATGAATAGAATCctgactttttttctgtttgtatcaAAACACAATATTCTGAAAGATCCCTCTGACACTGAGGGTGTAGCCCCTGGCAACAGCTCTCCCAAAACTACCTTTACAGGCTCCGGCAAGCTGGGTGGCACCTAACTGCTTGCGGGACATGTACGTGTTCAAAGGGAATTTCTGTGGAGGCCTGGCAGCAGGACAACAGGTGGAGGGCAGTGGGCGGAGGACTCTCCCCTTTCCCCAtcagcagaaagaaaaatctaaCCCCTAACCAGAGAACATAAACGCAAGTTGAAGTTAGGGGTCTCCCTTGTGGTCCCCTTTCCCAGATTCACTACTGACATTTGCTTAATTGAACTTACACTCCTCTCCTGCTGCTGGCTGACTGAAGACTAGACAGACACTGTTAGAGGAGCCCTCAGAGAACGGTGCTAAGGCCAGAAAGTAGCTCCAGGAGTGAACTGGCTACCTACTGCCATCCTATACCATCTCCTCGAGCCCCTGCACTCAGTGTGCCCAGCTCTCAGCCTCCTAGGGTGGCGCTATGGGCAGCAAGGCAGCACAGCCAGCCCAGTGCCTTCTGCTGAAGAGCCTGACTCCAAAtgcattccttttattttttaagcgagagacagagagaggaacagacagggacagatagacaggaagggagagagataagaagcatcaattcttcattgcagcaccttagttgttcactgattgctttctcatatgtgccttgactggggggctacagcagactgagtgaccccttgctcaagccagcaatcttgggcttaagccagagaccatggggtcatgtctatgattccatgctcaagctggtgaccccctgatcaagctggtgagcccgtgctcaagccagatgagcccacgctcaagctgggaatCTCAGAGTTTTAGACCTGGGTTTCAGCATCGCAggctaatgctttatccactgcatcaccacctggtcaggctccaaatgTATTTCAAAGCTGAAAAGATTCTGGGTTGAACACTCTTTTTATATTAcctatatttttcttacttttcccaGCATAATCTCACAATCCTTCATATTTCTGTTACTTGATAATTTACAAAGTACACTCTCCCATTAGATAATCAGCATTTAACTCTAGGATATTTTACTTACTTAGTTATTTTTTCAGTAGTTTCTTAACAAAAGGTAAACCaacttttaacttttataatgCAAGGTAATATTTCTCAGCTTTTAtaacatgctttaaaaaaaacaaccatgctttttaaatttttttttttaaacagggacagagagagagtcagagagagggatggataaggacagacagacaggaacagagagagatgagaagcatcaatcagtttttcgttgcgacaccttagttgttcaatgattgctttctcgtatgtgccttgacagcgggccttcagcagactgagtaaccccttgctcaagccagcaaccttgggtccaagctggtgaactttttgctcaagccagatgagcccacactcaagctggcgaccttggggtctcgaacttgggtcctccgcatcccagtccgacgttctatctactgcgccactgcctggtcaggctaaattttattttttgtgtgtgtgtgggagagagagagagagagagagagagagagagagagagagagagagagagagagagagatacaggaaaggaaagagatgagaagcatcaactcatagctgtgtcactttagttgttcactgattgcttctcatacatgccttgacctggaggctccagctgaaccagtgaccccctgcttacaccagtgatcttgggctttaaggcagccacctttgggctcaagccaacgatcttgggattatgttgatgatcctgtgctcaagccaaaaacattggggtttcaaatctgggacctcagcattgcatgtcaatgctctatccactgtgctaccaccattCAGGCAAAGacccatgcttttatttttatttatttattattttgttgttttggggtttggggggggggttcttggTGACAgccagagtcagacagagggacagatagggacagacaggaagggagagagatgagaagcataaattcttcattgcggcaccttagttgttcattgattgttttctcatatgtgccttgaccggggggctacagcagaccaagtgactccttgctcaagccagcgaccttaggctcaagttggtgagccttgctcaaaccagataagcctgcgctcaacctggcaaccctggggtcttgaacctgggtcttccaggtcccagtctaacgctctatccactgcaccaccgcctggtcaggcaaaaacccatgcttttaaaatggagaaagaaatctCATGCATTGGTTTTCACACTGGCCAAATATGACTGGATTTACCCTGCTCTGGGCCTGTGAATAAATTGAACTCTCTGGCCCCCTTTGGATTGGATAGAGCTTTCAGACTGGTTCAAAACTAATGAGTTGGGATTGGAAATAACCTGTGTCTCTTAGAGACCAGAACATTTCTTTCTGATGTGAGATCATCCATTTGCCATGGCAACTGGCAACATTCCAGACTGTGATTTCAGGGTCAATCTGGCCCCGGAGAATGATGAAGTAGGAACAAAACTCCCAAGCAACCTGCAATGAATATACTGTAGGATGAGAGAGAAGTAAACCTATTGTTTTAGTCTACTAGGATGTTGGActtgtttgttactgcagcatgACCTAGACTTCCTGACGGATGCAGTAAGTTTAAAGGCTTTTTTAATCAAGAGGATTTAAAGGGTTCATCAGATTCTTCGGTGGATCCTAGATTCAGAAAAAGGCTGAGATCCACTGAACTAGaagtataatagaaaaaaaaaaggcttttttctaaaaaaaaaaaaaaaaaaaaattaggcaggtcagaaggggaagaaaatagACAACTGAATTATTTGTGTGGATCAGAAATGGGAGAAAACTAACTTGGGAGCAGAATGGGTCTAGTGGTAATAATGCAGTATTAGTAAAGGTTCAGAAAAGACCCCTAATGAGATGGGCCCAGGTCACAGAGGGTCTCAAATATGCATATTTACTTTCCACCTGAGAATGCCCTTCATGGAgcagagagagcaaagaaaaacCAAGACCGGGGGAAGCCAGGAGCATACTCAAGGCCAAGGAATGAACTTGGACCTCCCAGTTCTCATCCCAGGGCTCTTTCCACTCACCTGGCTCCATTTTGCAGGAAGAGGTCAGAGTTGGGAATTTCTGCTTCTGAAAT includes these proteins:
- the WBP1L gene encoding WW domain binding protein 1-like isoform X2 — translated: MPFLLGLRQDKETCVGTNNQSYICDTGHCCGQSQCCNYYYELWWFWLVWTIIIILSCCCVCHHRRAKHRLQAQQRQHEINLIAYREAHNYSALPFYFRFLPNYLLPPYEEVVNRPPTPPPPYSAFQLQQQQLSAQCVPAGGSPPGADPTRGSQGAQSSPLSGPSRSSTRPPSIIADPEPSSSEVPANLAATKATGMEPSSSVAGLGELAPGGFLDKDSECKEELLKDYSCHQGSALPDSKEKTPGRHRRFTGDSGIEVCVCNRGHHDDDLKEFNTLIDDALDGPLDFCDSCHVRPPGDEEEGLCQPSEEQVRDPGHPHLPRPPACLLLNTINEQDSPNAQSSSSPS
- the WBP1L gene encoding WW domain binding protein 1-like isoform X1 — its product is MERRRILGGMALLLLQALPSPLSARAEPPQDKETCVGTNNQSYICDTGHCCGQSQCCNYYYELWWFWLVWTIIIILSCCCVCHHRRAKHRLQAQQRQHEINLIAYREAHNYSALPFYFRFLPNYLLPPYEEVVNRPPTPPPPYSAFQLQQQQLSAQCVPAGGSPPGADPTRGSQGAQSSPLSGPSRSSTRPPSIIADPEPSSSEVPANLAATKATGMEPSSSVAGLGELAPGGFLDKDSECKEELLKDYSCHQGSALPDSKEKTPGRHRRFTGDSGIEVCVCNRGHHDDDLKEFNTLIDDALDGPLDFCDSCHVRPPGDEEEGLCQPSEEQVRDPGHPHLPRPPACLLLNTINEQDSPNAQSSSSPS